GTGACAGCTGTCGCCAGATTGAACTGCCTGAGAATGCCCATCTGGGCCGCAGCGGAACGGACTGGGACTGCACCGCACCCTACATCCGGCACGCGGACAAATGCGTCTTGGCTGACTGACACGCGTCTGCCCCTCGCACTGCAGCACTTTCCCCTTGCCGGAAAGGCGTCCCCTCCCCTAGCCTGAGGGCCAACCGGCCAGTCAACTCGGGGGAGGGATCATGGCAGCACAAAACGCGGGCAACGGCGCCTATTGGCGCGAGCATCTGAGGCTTCTGGGTGCCCTCCTTGTCATCTGGTTTGCGGTATCGTTCGGCGCCGGCATCCTGTTCGCCGAACAACTGAACGAATTCCATCTTTTCGGTTTCAAGCTCGGCTTCTGGTTCGCCCAGCAGGGCTCCATCTTCGTTTTCGTGGTGCTGATCTTTGTCTATGCGGCCCTCATGCGGCAGCTTGACCGCAAGCACGGCGTGGAGGACTGAGGCCGTGGACCAGCAATCGCTTACCTACCTTTTCGTCGGCCTTTCCTTCGCGCTTTATATCGGGATCGCCATCTGGTCCCGCGTGGGATCGACCCGCGAATTTTACGTGGCCGGGCGCGGCGTGCATCCGGTGCTGAATGGCATGGCGACCGCCGCCGACTGGATGAGTGCCGCGAGCTTCATCTCGATGGCCGGGATCATCGCCTTTGCGGGTTATGACGGCTCGGTTTACCTGATGGGATGGACGGGCGGTTTCGTGCTCCTCGCCCTCCTGCTTGCGCCGTATCTTCGCAAGTTCGGCAAGTTCACGGTGCCGGAATTCATCGGCGAACGCTATTATTCCGATGCCGCGCGGCTTGTGGCTGTGTTGTGCCTTGTTTTCATCAGCTTCACCTATGTGGCGGGGCAGATGCGGGGCGTGGGCATTGTCTTTTCGCGCTTTCTGGAAGTCGATATCGACACGGGCGTGCTGATCGGTATGGGGATCGTGTTCCTTTATGCCGTGATGGGCGGCATGAAGGGCATCACCTATACGCAGGTGGCGCAGTACTGCGTGCTCATTTTCGCCTACACCGTGCCCGCGCTGTTCATCTCGATGATGATGACCGGCAACCCTATCCCGCAGCTTGGCCTTGGCGCCACGCTCAGCGATGGCTCGGGGCTGAGTGTGCTTGAAAAGCTGGATGGCACGCTTGTCGATCTCGGCTTTGCCGCCTACACGGTCGGCGCCAAATCGACGATCGATGTGTTTGCCATCACCGCCGCGCTGATGCTGGGCACTGCCGGCCTGCCGCATGTGATCGTGCGCTTCTTCACGGTGCCGAAGGCATCGGACGCGCGCACCTCGGCCGGCTGGGCGCTTGTCTTCATCGCGCTTCTTTACACCACCGCCCCGGCGGTTGGTGCCTTCGCGCGGATGAACTATAT
The Gimibacter soli DNA segment above includes these coding regions:
- a CDS encoding DUF4212 domain-containing protein codes for the protein MAAQNAGNGAYWREHLRLLGALLVIWFAVSFGAGILFAEQLNEFHLFGFKLGFWFAQQGSIFVFVVLIFVYAALMRQLDRKHGVED
- a CDS encoding sodium:solute symporter family protein — protein: MDQQSLTYLFVGLSFALYIGIAIWSRVGSTREFYVAGRGVHPVLNGMATAADWMSAASFISMAGIIAFAGYDGSVYLMGWTGGFVLLALLLAPYLRKFGKFTVPEFIGERYYSDAARLVAVLCLVFISFTYVAGQMRGVGIVFSRFLEVDIDTGVLIGMGIVFLYAVMGGMKGITYTQVAQYCVLIFAYTVPALFISMMMTGNPIPQLGLGATLSDGSGLSVLEKLDGTLVDLGFAAYTVGAKSTIDVFAITAALMLGTAGLPHVIVRFFTVPKASDARTSAGWALVFIALLYTTAPAVGAFARMNYIDSLNEKTYAETPDWMKSWETLGLIGWADKNEDGRIQVRAGAPFEGAPAFDDTARGPSGERTVTNTPTANGAELYIDRDIMVLANPEIAGLPDWVVALVAAGCLAAALSTAAGLLLVISTAVSHDLLKRTWMPDITDYQELRAARLAAGVAIIVAGYLGINPPGFVAEVVAFAFGLAAASLFPAILMGIFVKSMNREGAIAGMLAGLFFTAAYIVWFKFIAPETNTAANWLFGISPEGIGFVGTLVNVAVAFTVARFTAQPPAEVGELVEAIRVPSGAGGAHHH